Part of the Mangifera indica cultivar Alphonso chromosome 4, CATAS_Mindica_2.1, whole genome shotgun sequence genome, agattaaaaaaagagtttaGGGAACTcctccttttctctttttttttttatattctcttcTCGGTTGCTGCTCTTTCTTCTCTCCTGGCCTTTAAATGACAGAAGAATAAATACCCACATAAGCATTTGCATGCAAAGCTCTAAAGCAACAGCAATGAGGATATAAAGAGGCACAAAACGTACCTTCATGGAATCAAAAACCAAGGTGCCGCTGACTCCATTCAGCACGTATTCGGGTGAGGGAAATGGCAAGCACCTTGCcatattataatacaaaatcatGATCATAATAATAGTTAGTATAATAATTTAGAAGCTCACAATTTTCTTGCTGATataagaaacaatttttttttttttgtaacgagattttgaattacaaagaaaataatatttaattatataataacaaatatatatttattaaaagtgtATGAGTTTAAGTATccagtaaaattttataaaattaaaactaaaagtaaaatcaatcgattcttaaaaattaaaatcaaaacctaAAACTTATAAGTTCAATTTCTATACAAAACCGATCTTATAAATTTCGGATAGGATTTGATTCTCACCCAAAACTGATCCTATCCAGAAGCTTATATCTTTGCCTTTTTCGGTTCACAACCCACGCACTAAGggtattcaaaatcatttaactGAACTGTTTTGCGTATTTTTTGAATCGAAccgaattttttgttttaaaaaaatcatgaactAAAACCGAAccgatttaaagattaattgatttgaaccgaaccaaaaatattaattaactgaatcaaatttttggttaactgatttttaaaccgaattttaaaaaattatcatattttattttttttctaattttttgaaaatttattcaatattctattaatattttattaaatttttattcgattttttaaaaatggttCAGTTTGGTtaattggtttggtttaaaaatcgattcaatttgattatcagataattttgaacacccctgcCACGCACCTTGCCAACTCTTTCATTTCATGTCCCCGGTTCCTCTCTCCTACTTATTCTTCTCACAataattcctttattttatactttctcacaaaaattgatttattttatgacTCTCCACTGACAGGCTACGGCttccattaaaaataaattattatgataagaataataataaagagaagtgaattattatttttaatgggCCAAACCATTATTTCCCAcacaaactatgttgaattctcaaagtttttctcattaattatagaaatattgttTACTCATTtatgagtaattaaaattaacggtaataaaggtaaaatcgttattttatatttaatattaaaaataaacttaaatatgatttcatttccccccctaaatttaaaaaactaacttttctcctctaagctaagtttgaaaagatcatatttctcccctagggtttagtttccaaacttttTCACTTTCTCCAGTGCCATCGtcggtcgtctctccctcccgacaatttctcTTCCACTGATGGCCCTTTCAACTTCACCCTAACTCATCCGACACCGAGAGACGaagtctgggaagagaaattgtTTTTTCCAAATGACGAAGACGAGATTGATCGATCtagtcttcgtcgtctgggaagacgattgtcttctcAGACAAAGACGAGACGACTTGTCATCCTTTGAGAAGATGAGTCATCTTCATCTAGAAAAATGAtcgtcttcatctaggaagacgatcgtcttcatttgggaagatgagtcgtcttcaCTTGGGAAGACGATTCCTCTTCCCATACGTCATCTCTCGACGCCAGATgagttggggtggagttgaggggggtcgtccgtggaagagaaatcatcgggagggagagatggCCAGCGATGGCTCTAGAGAAAGTGAAAgagtttggaaactaaaccctaggggggaatgcgatcttttcaaactcagcttagggaaaaaatgttagtttttaaacttttagggggaaaatgagattaaattttcaggagttagagttccattaaatttaaccaaccaTGGGTAGGTAAACAGTATTTCCATAGATAATAAGGGAACTTTGAGatttcagcatagtttgggtgggaaatagtcctttggcctttttaacggcatgatatattttataaaattagttgaTTTATCCATACATTTAAGTTTTTAGTGGGATATATCTAggtcatatatttaaaatattaaaatttaccccttttaaatttaacaaatattttcaaaaattataaatataaatgaacaaagaaaacgctttcttcaatttctttgtttttccatTCTATTTTCTTGGGTTTGTCTATTCAGTTGAATTTTACAACTCATTTTATATCTAGATCTTGGCTCCAGTTTTTACAGGATAGAATCAAAACCGATCGGTTTCATAAAATTGACATCAAAATTTACTTGTGATGGATTAGTTCTGAGTATTCATAATTCTGATTCCGGTTCAATTCTTTTACTCACCCTTAATATTTATATCCTTACTTAAATCTAATAACACAAGGGATCAAAATTTCAAAggttaataaataaacacattaTCTTCTACATAATTGGGTTAATATTATAATCtctatttttgaaaaccttTAGGATCATTTAATTAGAAGAAATATTTGATTACTCAATAATCTATTTTTCGTTAAACatattatcttgtttagtttgttaaataataaaatataataatctttcattaaCAATacgatattattgataatataaaatatttcaccttagaaactaaaatattaatcagacaattttaattttattataattttattttcgataattttttaaaacaaaaatatactcatttttaataatatatagaatatattaaaaaatgtattaataataagataacaattttaaaaaataacttgatcaattaattttaaaatttgatattatgaaaaactctcaatatatttttaatatgaaaaatatttttaaattatataataatcttctattaccaagaTCATGTTGTTAGTAATGCAAAAGACTCTACCTtggatattaaaagattaattagaaaattttaattttttaaaaattttaccctcaatttttttaaaacaaaaaaaaactcatttttaataatatataaaatatttttaaaaatatattaataacaagataacaatttaaaaattatttttattaattaattttaaaattttacattatgaAAAACTcagtatatttttaatatgaaaaatgtttaaaaaaatacataagatAAATAGTGTAATATAAGACttttaactaattatatttatattgaataatattttattttttgattaaaaaaatactcgAACCTCACGTGTACAGGATAGAAATATTCCTACATTCCATTTCTCTTCATCATCACTCTTATCAATATACAATTCTTGACACTGACATCATGATGATGTGTGATGCGACAATTTAGGTGATTCGCACCATATTACTACGATATGAGAAGCACCTTATAATTCtccaacaatattttttattttactctaAGCCCCTCAAATACGTATAAATTGAAATGTGAAAGCAATGAtagactcttttttttttcgcaGAAAAGTCCGTGGAATCTCTGTGAACCAATCCAATCGCTCTGTCAGACTCAAATGGTAAGTCCATTTTGTTTTTAAGCATCAAATGTTGCCAtttgttttcactctttttagttttttagggttttttatacTGATagcaatatataaaatattattttgtgaaaGCCCGTCTCTCGGGGTGTAGGGCTTCAGTTTCAGATCAAACATGGTCATTTCGTTGTTATTTTTATCTATCTTGGACCTTAATTGCATCATGTAGTTCTAGTCATTTCAAGATTTCCGCTTTTCTGCTGTAAGTATTGAGTACTTTTTACTGAATTTTAGTTGGATAGAAACCAATGGATCCGATATTTGAAATGTCCTTGGGTTGTGACTGAATTGGTTGATTTCTTTGTATAGTTTTGTAGTTTAGTTGCTTAGTAGCTGAGTTTTGATGAttgatttattgttttgattgcttaaatttttttatttaagttcgTTTTTTTGTGTTTCTAGTTTTGACGTTGGGATTTGCTAAGAGTCATCATCAACGTGAATTGAGCTCATATTATCGTCTGGGTCACTTTCAGAATCATAGATTTTTCACTGTTTGGCTTCAAATTATTGTGTGGTTGAAGTTCAAGAGCGTTAATTTATTGTGATTTTGCtagatttgtttattttgttccTGAAATGGATGACGGGGAGCTTGATTTCTCAAACCAAGAAATGTTTCCAAGTACAAACATGGGTGAGTTTCCAAGCAGTTGCTCAATGGACAGTTTCTTTGATGAACTTTTGAAGGATACTCATGCTTGCACTCACACACACACTTGCAACCCACCGGGACCTGATTCCTCCCATACACATACTTGTTTTCATGTACATACTAAAATTGTGGCTCCTCCTAGTGAGGACAAGACGTCCACTGATGACACTGCTGAATCATCAGAAAAGAAATCGAAGAAACGTCCTTTGGGTAATCGTGAAGCTGTTAGAAAGTATAGGGAGAAGAAAAAGGCACGAGCAGCATCATTGGAGGATGAGGTAGTGAGATTAAGGGCTGTGAATCAGCAGTTAGTGAAGAGGTTGCAGGGTCAGGCTGCAATGGAGGCAGAGATTGCGAGGCTTAAGTGTTTGCTTGTGGACATTCGTGGCAGGATTGAAGGGGAAATTGGATCTTTCCCTTATCAGAAATCAGTCAATAACATGAATATGACTAATCCTAATTTGAATGGTGCATATGTGATGAATCCATGTAATATGCAGTGTGATGATCAGGTTTACTGCCTTCACCCAGGAATGGAGGATAAAAGTGCAGAAGGCATGGCTTTGAATGGGCAAGGCTTTAATGGTTGTGAGTTTGAGAGCCTGCAATGTGTGGCAAATCAGAATTCAGGATTCAAGGAGCTTCCAGTTTGTGGACTTGGGAGCATAACCTCCAATGTCAATTCTTCCAGAAGAACTAAGCGGAAAGGTGATACTTAGATTgccttttcattttttgattcaTTAATAGGATGACTATAGAGTGGCTTACTTGGTTAATACGGTCCTTTGTCATAAGATTTGCTTAACATTTTCTATCCATTTTATGATCTAGTATATTTTGTTTGTCTCGCTGTTGACTTGTATATTAGTAATTGGGTCCTGGACTTTTGACAGCCataatttttgaatctgaaaTTTCACCAACTAGATAGCTTTCATGTATGAAGATTGTGGTAATTCTAGATGATTCTTGAGATTTTGATATAATAGCTGTAAAGGATTCTTGCAAAGTGGCTGAAAACCTTGTTCTATGTTGCTGTTATGTTGTGCTATAgcattgaataatattatactgACTGAAGCAACcctatttttaatagatttaagGCTTGTTCAACTCTTTGCTTTATCCTTTTGATGCTCTGATCTCTTATGATTATGGCATTTATCTTTTTAGGAGGGGCTCATGCGGCAGCAACAGATTAAAGAGCTGGTTAGATGGCATTATCCTCTTTCACAAGGATACATCTCTTACAATAAGTAATTTTGTCAAGTTGCAGCATCAGCTTCCCTCAGGTTGCTTTGTGTTCTTTATTTTTAcgctttttttttattattttcatttgcccTCTGTTGGGCTCTACAAGCTGGCATGGCTTCTTTATATTGTGCTCAGCTTTAGCTAGCTTTGCTGCTGTTCCTGTTTGTTTAGTTGGTTTATGGTCCAAGTCTAGAAATGTTTTGTGAAGCGAGAAACTAATGGATCTGGAGTAGAAAAATCTGACAGCAGAAACCAACTTCCTGGCTTTCTATTTTCTACAAGACTTGGCTCGATAAAGCCTAATCCTCATTACTCTCTAAGCCTgtgtaaaatatcaattttatgtgCTTTTTTCATGTATTGCCCTGCTGATTCTTTTTAGACTCTGATGGATGCTTATGTAGAATTTTTAGttcccttctttttcttcattcaagTTTGGATGGGCTTTTCTACTAGTCTTTCTAAGCTATACCAGTTCTTGATTGATGAATTACAGAACTTAGGGGAGGTGGATGCCTTTTAATGATGTTTTCCATTGTGTAAGCCATGAAGAggtaagttaaaaatatttctcCAGAGCTTGCCCTCAAGAATTTTGCTTATTAGAGGATGCCTGCATTTTTTATCTGGAAGGAAGAACAATTGCAACTGACGTGTAGTCATGAGATCTTCTCACATAATTGGGGCACTAAGGGGGAGAGTTACATTTTGTGATACCATTCCATTGTTTTCATTATGGTTAACAACCAAAATAAATGTTTCAGATGGAAAACTTACTgaataaatcatgaatttgtTTTTGGGAACTTCTCCTTTTGGTAAAATTCTTATCTGAGTTCTGTTTTCTAGTGGTTATATTAAGTGAAGAGTTTTTCTTAGATAAACAAAAAgtgattttcaattttgaagacTTAATCCGGTTATAACTAAATTCTTAAACGTTAAAACAATCCAATCCCATCTTATTAGGCTTTTGATTATTTCCTCTTCCATCTCATTTGATTCTAAGCTTTTAAATAGATGTGCAGCCAATGTCCTAGCTTACCTTTGCCATTGGTTTGAAGAGTTACTGTCTCATCTTGACACTGCCTGGAGCACGCAAATGACTCTTAGCACTTCAGTTCTGTGTTATTCTCTTCCCaccaaaagaaaattcaaagatgAATTTTCTTCTCTTACAGCTGAAGTTGCTTCCCAGTTGCCAATCTTGAAAAATAACCACTTTGGGTTCATAAGGTCAATCCTCGAATGCCACTAgcaatttccttttttatgtcGGTTCAATTACGTATTACGTATATAAATGCATTCAATTATGACacataattatttgtaatatatgaTGGATTGATAAAATATGGGTCCATCACACTAAAGAAGCCAAAATTTTGGATGAATATTCTACACCGACTgctttcaatcaaatttcagATGGTCGGATTCCTCTCCGCGTGCTAACAAATGGCACTTCAATACAAGGAGCCaatgaaaagaagagaaaaatgctAAGGGACCATCATGGAAGTTCCCTGGATTAACAAGTTCAAAAAGGCTACCACAAAATATGTCACTGCTTTTAACATAGCCCTACCCACAAACTCATCATCGCTACTTTTGTGCCAAAAAATCATCAGCTCACTAATTTACTTACCTCCCAAATGGAAAAGCAAACACAGAAAATGATAGCACCCAGGTGACAAGTTGTGATATACTTTGCTTTAATGATATAACTATTTTGATCcagtaaaaaataaacaatatgaaaAGATTGCCCACTAAGACATGGACCTGATATTTGACCAGTTCTCAGCAGCTTGCAAGTATCTCAGTTATTTGCCAGACCTGAACAGTACTGTCATCAGCTACACTTGAAATTACTCATGGCTCATTTTTGTTCCATGAGAAATCGGATATTTTCGCCTTGTGTTCTCCATGAGAAAGTAGTAGCCCAGGAGGACCATCTTCAGCATCTAACTCTAGCTGCTCATCCCCAATCTGGAACCATCAATTACATGAGATAAATTTCGACTTCCCAGGAAGGAAATATTTATATTCCATACATAGAATTCAAAGTAAATCAGAGGGCTATGGCAGCATTAGGAAGAAGGATAAATCTTCTAAAGATCTTCACATTGCATGAGACCATTGGTAGAAATGGTAATCAAATAAGTAACCAAGGCATGagtcataaaataaaacattaactaaCTTCCATGACAAAAGAAACCATCAATTTCATTGATGCAACTTGTTCTATCATAAATTTTGCACCTTCCACATCATGGGGTTAGGGGTTGCTATAAtcaaaatgttttatattttatggtcCAATCAGGAGATAACTGCTGAAGAATCCAAGTTACGCAAGTTCTGATGATTGTTCATTCAGCCATCTTTAGTATTGTTACAGATTGTAGAACAAACcttaatcctcttttcaattttaaaaaaaaaaaaattatattgtatctTACAGTAACCATTCAACcttgaacaaaaaattatttccttttctcttttcaaccTCCATGGCAATCAAGTAAAACATTTATAAagtggaaataaaaaattacattaaaagaAACTTATGCTGtaagaggaagaaaagaaaaactgtTATTGAAGACACTAGTAGCATCAAAATCAGTGAGAAATACATGttatatcatcaaaatcaaaatcagtaACCATTCAACCTTTAACTGTTACAACATCAATGAAGCAAAGCGAATGTTTTCTTTCAACAATTAGCACCATGAATGGGAAACTAAGCTTACTGAGACACTGTTCAGGAcaatgaaaatcaaattattaacatCAGTATTGCTTCAGGAGTATAACAGACTAACAATTCATGAGgccaaaaagacaaaaaggtgAGACTAATATCTAGACATGTATTTGAAGCAGGTTAATcaccaaaaatattttatctatcaGACATGtctgcctatatatatatatatatatatatatatatatatatatatatatatatatatatatatatatatatatatatatatatatatttatttatttatttatttatttatttatattgtaacTCAATCAAATAGCATAAGCATGAATTTAAGGTGCTGCTAAAACTGTAAATCAATTCAGCCTGAAATGGCCACTAAACAATATATATGTGTTGACCCAAAACCAGAAGGGGGTTAATTGGGGCAAATCAGAATCTCGAGGTCAAGTCATGACATCAACATCATTATCACATGTAGAGGCCACATAGAATTCTATCAAACAAGCAAGGACATAAGTATGGCTGCTAAGTACATGCAATGGTACAGTCAGCTTCCGcatatcaaataaacaaataatgatGTCTGAAGAAGCTGTCAGCAAGACTCattcattgtacggattaaatgAGAGATGGTTAACCTGGGACATAAGAGGgaaaaacaaaaagtcaaatttgTTATTAGAAATAAACCactaaatatttacaaaatataatataaatgtggACAAACGGGTAGTGAACAACCATTGTATTTTTACATAACAAAATGAAACCTAATAACAAGACACTAATACTGTCAGTTACTTCCAAAACAAGCGAAAAACCATGTTGAgtataaatttatctaatcagtatgctcatttttcttttaagttacATATAGATGTTGAAACAATGATAATGAAGTGTTCTATCATCTTTGAAGCATGAGGCAAATGTTATGTTTAACGCATAGCTGAAAAATGGCATGCTTATAATGGCACCAGGTAACAAAACAAATTCACCAAATAAGTTTCAATCAGCAAATTCTAGAAATGAGGAAACTTTGAACAATTTATGgacataacaaaaatatacaaGTGCAAAAACTTTAGTATTGTTTCACCTCTTTCTCATGAGCTTTTATGC contains:
- the LOC123214577 gene encoding basic leucine zipper 23-like; translated protein: MDDGELDFSNQEMFPSTNMGEFPSSCSMDSFFDELLKDTHACTHTHTCNPPGPDSSHTHTCFHVHTKIVAPPSEDKTSTDDTAESSEKKSKKRPLGNREAVRKYREKKKARAASLEDEVVRLRAVNQQLVKRLQGQAAMEAEIARLKCLLVDIRGRIEGEIGSFPYQKSVNNMNMTNPNLNGAYVMNPCNMQCDDQVYCLHPGMEDKSAEGMALNGQGFNGCEFESLQCVANQNSGFKELPVCGLGSITSNVNSSRRTKRKGGAHAAATD